One stretch of Geoalkalibacter ferrihydriticus DSM 17813 DNA includes these proteins:
- the hemW gene encoding radical SAM family heme chaperone HemW, producing MSSLYIHVPFCRRKCLYCDFFSVEAGDEQLQAYPALLADHLRWSASSGFLHGPLNTIFFGGGTPSLLSPTAVGEILAAADKAFGVSADAEISLEANPGSLTANKLRDYRRAGITRLSLGVQSLSAPALLTLGRLHGPGEARQAVESAHAAGFKSLSLDLIFALPGQTPACLEGEIDAFLALAPDHLSCYGLTVEENTPFSLLQSRGALTLPDEDTYVAAFNLLHARLQDAGFEHYEISNYARPGHACRHNQVYWQRRTCLGIGAGAHSFHERGWGERWAVPDSLDVYRERLRRGAEPADLVESFVRQSAMAETLYLGLRTRAGVAHTDFSRRFGCRPDEAFPQALKQIRPYLRPASGRLCLGVAGWLLYDHLITSFL from the coding sequence GTGAGTTCACTTTACATCCACGTTCCTTTCTGTCGCCGCAAATGCCTTTATTGCGATTTCTTCTCCGTTGAGGCTGGCGACGAACAACTGCAAGCTTATCCCGCGCTGCTCGCGGACCATTTGCGCTGGTCAGCGAGCAGCGGTTTCCTGCACGGTCCCCTGAACACCATATTTTTCGGCGGCGGTACACCGTCTCTGCTTTCTCCCACCGCCGTCGGCGAGATCCTCGCGGCCGCCGACAAGGCTTTCGGGGTGAGTGCCGACGCGGAGATTTCCCTTGAAGCCAATCCCGGATCTCTTACGGCAAATAAGCTGCGTGATTATCGCCGCGCCGGGATTACGCGCCTATCGCTTGGTGTACAGTCCCTGAGCGCCCCAGCGCTCCTTACTCTAGGGCGTCTGCACGGCCCCGGCGAAGCGCGACAGGCTGTGGAGTCCGCGCACGCGGCCGGTTTCAAATCCCTGTCCCTCGATCTGATTTTCGCCTTGCCCGGGCAAACTCCGGCCTGTCTTGAAGGGGAGATCGACGCCTTTCTGGCCCTGGCCCCCGACCACCTGTCCTGCTACGGTCTTACGGTTGAAGAGAATACGCCTTTTTCTTTGCTCCAGAGTCGTGGCGCGTTGACGCTGCCCGACGAAGACACCTATGTCGCCGCCTTCAACCTGTTGCACGCCCGATTGCAGGACGCCGGATTCGAGCATTATGAAATTTCCAACTATGCGCGACCCGGCCATGCCTGCCGCCACAATCAGGTTTACTGGCAACGTCGCACCTGCCTCGGGATCGGTGCCGGGGCGCACTCCTTTCACGAACGAGGATGGGGAGAGCGCTGGGCGGTACCCGACAGCCTCGACGTCTATCGCGAGCGGTTGCGCAGGGGCGCAGAGCCCGCCGATCTCGTGGAATCCTTTGTGCGCCAAAGCGCCATGGCTGAAACGCTCTACCTTGGTTTGCGTACCCGCGCGGGGGTTGCGCATACCGACTTTTCCCGTCGCTTCGGGTGCCGCCCGGACGAGGCTTTTCCCCAGGCGCTCAAGCAGATCCGGCCTTACCTGCGCCCTGCCTCCGGCCGTCTGTGTCTCGGTGTGGCCGGCTGGCTTCTTTACGACCATCTTATTACGTCCTTTTTGTGA
- the hrcA gene encoding heat-inducible transcriptional repressor HrcA: MSETLNERSRKILEAIIEDHIASAEPVGSRTITRRHGLGVSPATVRNVMSDLEEMGYLVAPHTSSGRIPTEKGYRFYIDSLLQVRALSAQQKERIRRYCRRRGLHADELLREIGRVLSNLSHYTGIVMAPQFTASVFRHIEFVRLSQGRILAIFVAENGLVQNKIIESDEDLSRSDLEEMNNYLNRTYTGMSLPELKKRLVQEMSQDKALYDRLLRRSMTLFNAAFTEEDNREVFIEGVSRMFEQPEFSDLSRMKRLFKAFEQKSMLVEFLDKCRESQGVRIFIGSETEYREIEGCSLITASYSSADGGTIGTLGVIGPTRMAYSQVIPIVDYTAQLMSQLFESAKE, from the coding sequence ATGAGCGAAACCCTTAACGAGCGCAGTCGCAAAATCCTCGAAGCCATTATCGAGGATCATATCGCCTCGGCCGAACCCGTGGGATCGCGGACCATTACCCGGCGCCACGGGCTCGGGGTGTCGCCGGCCACGGTGCGCAACGTCATGTCCGATCTTGAGGAGATGGGTTACCTGGTGGCTCCGCACACCTCCTCGGGACGCATCCCGACGGAAAAAGGTTATCGATTCTATATCGATTCCCTGTTGCAGGTACGTGCGCTCAGCGCTCAGCAAAAAGAGCGCATTCGGCGTTATTGCCGACGGCGCGGCCTGCATGCCGACGAACTGCTGCGCGAAATCGGCCGGGTGCTGAGCAACCTGTCGCACTATACCGGAATCGTCATGGCGCCCCAGTTTACCGCTTCGGTATTTCGTCATATCGAGTTTGTGCGCCTGTCCCAGGGGCGCATATTGGCCATTTTCGTCGCCGAAAACGGATTGGTGCAGAACAAGATCATTGAAAGCGACGAGGATCTGAGCCGCAGCGACCTCGAGGAGATGAACAACTATCTCAACCGAACCTATACCGGGATGTCACTGCCCGAACTGAAGAAGCGTCTGGTGCAGGAAATGTCCCAGGACAAGGCGCTCTATGACCGTCTGCTGAGACGTTCCATGACCCTGTTCAACGCGGCCTTTACCGAAGAGGACAACCGCGAGGTGTTCATCGAAGGGGTCAGCCGCATGTTTGAACAGCCGGAATTCAGCGACTTGTCGCGCATGAAGCGCTTGTTCAAGGCTTTCGAGCAGAAAAGCATGCTGGTGGAGTTTCTCGACAAGTGCCGCGAAAGCCAGGGCGTACGGATTTTTATCGGCAGCGAAACCGAATATCGTGAAATCGAAGGGTGCAGCCTGATTACGGCCAGCTACAGCAGCGCCGACGGTGGCACCATCGGAACTCTGGGGGTCATCGGCCCGACGCGCATGGCTTATTCCCAAGTCATCCCCATCGTCGATTATACCGCCCAGTTGATGAGTCAATTGTTCGAATCCGCAAAGGAATAG
- the grpE gene encoding nucleotide exchange factor GrpE, whose amino-acid sequence MSKKKEETRDASPEQGEPSPEELQAEAPSAEESGEAVELARALDECRQEARRNHDLYLRMAADLDNFRKRAQREREDLAKFANEKILREILPVMDNLERAVGHARQEGGDNQGLFEGVEMTLNQFGKVLEKFGVAPIESVGKAFDPARHEAMGQVESAEHPANTVAQELQKGYVLHERLLRPALVMVTKTPVVAPDAEQSGE is encoded by the coding sequence GTGTCCAAAAAGAAAGAAGAAACGCGGGACGCATCACCCGAACAGGGTGAGCCTTCCCCCGAAGAACTGCAGGCCGAAGCCCCGTCCGCTGAAGAGTCCGGCGAGGCGGTCGAGTTGGCGCGCGCCCTTGACGAGTGCCGCCAGGAAGCACGGCGTAACCACGATCTCTATCTGCGCATGGCCGCCGATCTTGATAATTTCCGCAAGCGCGCCCAGCGTGAGCGCGAGGATCTGGCAAAATTCGCCAACGAGAAAATTCTGCGCGAAATTCTGCCGGTCATGGACAATCTCGAGCGGGCCGTGGGGCATGCCCGCCAGGAAGGCGGCGACAACCAGGGGTTGTTCGAGGGTGTGGAGATGACCCTTAATCAGTTCGGCAAGGTGCTGGAAAAGTTCGGCGTCGCCCCCATCGAGAGCGTCGGCAAGGCCTTCGATCCCGCCCGGCACGAAGCCATGGGCCAGGTGGAAAGCGCCGAACACCCGGCGAATACCGTTGCCCAGGAGTTGCAGAAGGGCTATGTCCTGCATGAGCGGCTGCTGCGTCCGGCTCTGGTCATGGTGACCAAGACTCCCGTCGTGGCGCCGGATGCCGAACAAAGCGGCGAGTGA
- the dnaK gene encoding molecular chaperone DnaK, whose translation MGKVIGIDLGTTNSCVAVMEGGEPIVIANSEGSRTTPSMVAFTESGERLVGQQAKRQSVTNPENTLFAIKRLIGRKFDSDAVRKDIKISPFKILQAENGDAWVEARGKKYSPPEISAMVLQKMKQTAEDYLGEPVSDAVVTVPAYFNDSQRQATKDAAKIAGLNLLRIINEPTAAALAYGLDKKKDEKIAVFDLGGGTFDISILELGDGVFEVKSTNGDTFLGGEDFDQRIIDYVADEFKKEQGIDLRSDKMALQRLKEASEKAKCELSGSMETDINLPFITADQNGPKHLNIKLTRAKLESICADLLNSLVAPCKTALKDAGLSPSDIDEVILVGGMTRMPAVQKRVQDIFGKTPNKGVNPDEVVAIGAAIQGGVLKGEVKDVLLLDVTPLSLGIETLGGVMTKLIEKNTTIPCRKSQIFSTAGDNQPAVSVHVLQGEREMAGDNKTIGRFELVGIPPAPRGVPQIEVTFDLDANGILHVSAKDLGTGKEQSIRITASSGLSDEEIEQMVKDAEAHAGEDKKKRELIEARNQADGLVYTTEKSLQEHGDKVEAATREAIQSALEALKKAMEGDNVEEIQSKTQELAQASHKLAEAMYAQNQAGAEQGAAGEGATETGAAGKDEDVVDAEFEEVDDDKKK comes from the coding sequence ATGGGAAAAGTCATAGGGATAGATTTGGGAACGACCAATTCCTGCGTCGCCGTCATGGAGGGCGGTGAGCCGATCGTAATCGCCAACTCCGAAGGTTCGCGCACCACGCCGTCAATGGTGGCCTTTACCGAAAGCGGTGAGCGTCTGGTCGGTCAGCAGGCCAAGCGTCAGTCGGTCACCAACCCCGAGAACACCCTGTTCGCCATCAAGCGTCTGATCGGGCGCAAGTTCGACTCCGATGCGGTGCGCAAGGACATCAAAATCAGCCCCTTCAAGATTCTGCAAGCTGAAAACGGCGATGCCTGGGTCGAAGCGCGCGGCAAAAAGTACAGTCCGCCCGAAATCTCGGCCATGGTGCTGCAGAAAATGAAGCAGACCGCCGAAGATTATCTCGGCGAGCCGGTCAGTGACGCGGTCGTCACTGTGCCCGCTTATTTCAACGATTCCCAGCGCCAGGCAACCAAGGACGCCGCCAAGATCGCCGGACTCAACCTGCTGCGCATCATCAACGAGCCCACCGCAGCGGCGCTCGCCTACGGCCTGGACAAGAAAAAAGATGAAAAAATAGCGGTGTTCGACCTCGGCGGCGGGACCTTCGATATTTCGATCCTGGAGCTTGGCGACGGGGTCTTCGAGGTCAAATCCACCAACGGCGATACGTTCCTTGGCGGCGAAGACTTCGACCAGCGCATCATCGACTATGTTGCTGATGAGTTCAAAAAAGAGCAGGGTATCGACCTTCGTAGCGACAAGATGGCCCTGCAGCGCCTCAAGGAAGCCTCGGAAAAAGCCAAGTGCGAACTCTCGGGGTCCATGGAGACCGATATCAACCTGCCTTTCATCACCGCTGATCAGAACGGGCCCAAGCATCTCAACATCAAGTTGACCCGCGCCAAGCTCGAAAGCATCTGCGCCGATCTGCTCAACAGTCTCGTCGCGCCCTGCAAGACCGCCCTCAAGGACGCCGGCCTCTCCCCCTCGGACATCGACGAGGTCATTCTGGTCGGCGGCATGACGCGCATGCCGGCGGTGCAGAAGCGGGTTCAGGACATCTTCGGCAAGACTCCGAACAAGGGGGTCAATCCCGACGAGGTCGTGGCCATCGGCGCCGCCATCCAGGGCGGCGTGCTCAAGGGCGAAGTCAAGGACGTGTTGCTCCTCGACGTCACGCCTCTGTCCCTGGGCATCGAGACCCTCGGCGGGGTCATGACCAAGCTCATCGAGAAAAACACCACCATTCCCTGCCGCAAAAGCCAGATATTCTCAACCGCGGGGGATAATCAACCGGCGGTGTCGGTGCACGTGCTCCAGGGTGAGCGCGAAATGGCCGGCGATAACAAGACCATCGGCCGCTTCGAGCTGGTCGGCATTCCTCCGGCGCCGCGCGGGGTGCCGCAGATCGAAGTCACCTTCGATCTCGACGCCAACGGCATTCTGCATGTCAGTGCCAAGGATCTCGGCACCGGCAAGGAGCAATCAATCCGCATCACCGCCTCTTCCGGGCTCTCCGATGAAGAGATCGAGCAAATGGTCAAGGATGCCGAGGCGCATGCCGGCGAAGACAAGAAGAAGCGTGAACTGATCGAGGCGCGCAACCAGGCGGACGGTCTGGTCTACACCACCGAAAAATCGCTCCAGGAGCATGGCGACAAGGTCGAGGCCGCCACCCGCGAAGCCATTCAAAGTGCTCTTGAGGCACTCAAGAAGGCCATGGAGGGCGACAACGTCGAGGAAATCCAGAGCAAGACCCAGGAGCTTGCGCAAGCCTCCCACAAACTGGCCGAAGCCATGTATGCACAAAACCAGGCCGGTGCCGAGCAAGGCGCCGCTGGGGAAGGTGCTACGGAGACCGGGGCGGCGGGTAAGGACGAGGATGTGGTCGACGCTGAGTTCGAGGAAGTCGACGACGATAAGAAGAAGTGA
- the dnaJ gene encoding molecular chaperone DnaJ translates to MANGSKRDYYEVLGVNRNASETEIKKAYRKLALQHHPDKNPGDKQAEENFKEASEAYAVLSDSQKRAQYDQFGHAGMGGGGFSDGGFGGSPFEDIFGDIFGDIFGAGGGRRGRGRRGDDLRYNLSISFEEAAFGTETKIQVPRTQQCGTCQGSGARAGTQPETCGTCRGAGQVRYQQGFFSLTRPCPDCNGEGRVVRDPCPECRGSGRVREQRTLSIRIPAGVETGSRLKLSNEGESGSHGGPPGDLYVVITVKEHAIFQREGRDVICEVPISFVQAALGHELEVPTLEGKVKLKIPAGTQSGKILRLPGKGIPSLQGYGRGDELVVVRVETPTRLTPRQRELLEEFARESGEEVHPLGKGFFDKVKELFG, encoded by the coding sequence TTGGCAAATGGCAGCAAGCGTGATTATTACGAGGTCCTCGGGGTTAACCGCAATGCCAGCGAAACCGAGATAAAAAAAGCCTATCGTAAGCTGGCCCTGCAACATCATCCGGACAAAAACCCCGGGGACAAGCAGGCAGAGGAGAATTTCAAAGAGGCCTCCGAGGCCTACGCGGTGCTTTCCGATTCGCAGAAACGCGCTCAATACGACCAGTTCGGCCATGCCGGAATGGGCGGCGGCGGTTTCAGTGACGGCGGTTTCGGCGGCAGCCCCTTCGAGGATATTTTCGGCGATATTTTCGGCGATATCTTTGGCGCCGGGGGCGGGCGCCGCGGTCGCGGACGCCGTGGTGACGATCTGCGCTACAACCTCAGCATTTCCTTTGAAGAAGCCGCCTTCGGCACGGAAACCAAAATTCAGGTGCCGCGCACTCAGCAATGTGGAACCTGTCAGGGCTCAGGCGCGCGCGCCGGTACCCAGCCGGAAACCTGCGGGACGTGCCGCGGCGCCGGTCAGGTGCGCTATCAGCAGGGCTTCTTTTCCCTGACCCGCCCCTGCCCCGATTGCAACGGCGAGGGACGAGTGGTGCGCGACCCCTGCCCGGAGTGTCGCGGCAGCGGCCGGGTGCGCGAGCAGCGCACCCTTTCCATCCGCATCCCCGCGGGGGTGGAAACCGGAAGTCGCCTGAAGCTCAGCAACGAGGGCGAAAGCGGCAGCCACGGAGGTCCTCCCGGGGATCTCTATGTGGTCATCACGGTCAAGGAACACGCCATCTTCCAGCGTGAAGGGCGCGATGTCATCTGCGAGGTGCCCATCTCCTTCGTTCAGGCGGCGCTGGGCCACGAGCTTGAGGTGCCGACCCTGGAAGGAAAGGTCAAGCTCAAAATCCCCGCCGGGACGCAGTCGGGCAAGATTCTGCGCCTGCCCGGCAAGGGTATTCCGTCATTGCAGGGCTACGGGCGCGGTGACGAGCTTGTGGTGGTGCGGGTGGAAACGCCGACGCGCCTTACCCCCCGGCAGCGCGAGCTGCTTGAGGAATTCGCCCGCGAAAGCGGTGAGGAAGTTCATCCCCTCGGCAAGGGTTTCTTTGACAAGGTCAAAGAACTCTTCGGCTGA
- a CDS encoding penicillin-binding protein activator → MQRLSAAFLALVLACIFLIAPCGANPALATEQAGDFQAGVELYYTGHLDEGLTRLRGFVIRNPNSPLLPQAHLYLARIFHDQDNCTAALLYLDRLPPGEQSPEAQLVRGSCLVRMGEKRAGADILLPLQDAPLTESDRSLAFGRLGQAYAALDEPLRALLFYRQALVASSMPGPWLAQVHDLLRSPIAETVLEEAAFMFHGSAIAQDARLQLALRALNRGEHERAGALVGQVMGDPTPFPYRSEARALLEQLHGGATTETATLGAILPLSGRFAPFGERMRRGMDLALSLHNQGSHQARFIYRDSGAEAQTSADNVTTLVNIDRVIAIAGPLTGAAAQSAARRAQREAAPLLALSPREGLPQEGSWVFRNSLTSRQQARALAHYAVTRAGKQTFGVLYPENRLGEELLNLFSQEVQRLGGRVVKQQSYGEDTTDFRTQIHGLLGYDPAAAANRSRKRPLPFDALFIPDYADRVGVIAPQLAYYGMEKVPLLGINGWNSPDLLRLGGRFVEGAVFVDGFFIDSPQPMVREFVALYREAFDEDPTILEAQAFDSAGILLYLLSRPDVRGREDLRRHLSGLQNFPGVTGYLSADRDGELERDLFLIQVRDGRFVQLSGERPLWIP, encoded by the coding sequence ATGCAAAGACTGTCCGCCGCGTTTCTCGCTCTGGTATTGGCCTGTATCTTCCTGATTGCGCCCTGTGGCGCAAATCCCGCACTCGCGACGGAACAGGCCGGTGACTTTCAGGCCGGCGTCGAGCTTTATTACACCGGCCACCTCGATGAGGGCCTGACCCGGCTGCGCGGATTTGTCATCCGCAATCCCAACTCGCCGCTGCTGCCTCAGGCACACCTCTATCTGGCGCGAATCTTTCACGATCAGGACAACTGCACCGCGGCGCTGCTTTATCTGGATCGTCTGCCGCCCGGCGAGCAGTCCCCGGAAGCGCAACTGGTGCGCGGCTCGTGCCTGGTCCGCATGGGCGAGAAGCGGGCAGGGGCCGATATCCTTTTGCCCCTGCAGGACGCGCCCCTTACAGAGTCCGATCGCAGTCTGGCTTTCGGGCGTCTCGGCCAGGCCTACGCTGCTCTCGACGAACCCCTGCGCGCGTTGCTGTTCTATCGCCAGGCCCTGGTCGCAAGCTCTATGCCGGGACCCTGGCTGGCGCAGGTCCACGATTTGCTGCGCAGCCCCATTGCGGAAACGGTGCTTGAAGAAGCGGCGTTCATGTTCCACGGCAGTGCCATTGCCCAGGACGCGCGGCTGCAATTAGCTTTGCGCGCCCTGAACCGTGGTGAACACGAGCGTGCCGGAGCGCTGGTGGGGCAGGTGATGGGCGATCCCACGCCCTTTCCTTACCGGAGTGAGGCGCGCGCGCTGCTCGAGCAATTGCATGGCGGCGCGACTACCGAAACGGCCACTCTGGGCGCGATTTTGCCCCTGTCGGGGCGCTTTGCGCCCTTTGGGGAGCGTATGCGTCGCGGCATGGATCTGGCGCTGTCCCTGCACAATCAAGGCAGTCATCAGGCGCGCTTCATTTACCGTGATAGTGGCGCCGAGGCGCAGACCAGTGCCGACAATGTCACGACCCTGGTCAACATCGATCGGGTTATTGCGATCGCCGGGCCCCTGACCGGCGCGGCGGCGCAGAGCGCTGCCCGGCGGGCGCAGCGCGAGGCGGCGCCGCTGCTCGCGCTGTCCCCCCGTGAGGGGTTACCCCAGGAGGGTTCCTGGGTTTTTCGCAACTCCCTGACCAGCCGGCAACAGGCGCGGGCGCTGGCCCATTATGCCGTGACGCGTGCCGGCAAGCAGACCTTCGGCGTGCTTTATCCTGAAAACCGCCTCGGCGAAGAACTGCTGAACCTGTTTTCCCAGGAAGTCCAGCGGCTTGGCGGGCGGGTGGTTAAACAGCAGAGTTATGGCGAGGATACCACGGACTTCCGTACCCAGATTCACGGGTTGCTGGGGTATGATCCCGCTGCCGCCGCGAATCGCTCCAGAAAGAGGCCTTTGCCCTTTGATGCCCTGTTTATTCCCGATTATGCCGATCGCGTCGGTGTCATCGCCCCGCAGCTCGCCTATTACGGAATGGAAAAGGTGCCGCTGCTGGGTATCAACGGCTGGAATTCTCCGGATCTGCTGCGCCTGGGCGGACGCTTCGTCGAAGGCGCGGTGTTCGTCGACGGCTTTTTTATCGACAGCCCGCAGCCCATGGTCCGCGAGTTCGTCGCCCTTTACCGCGAGGCCTTCGACGAGGATCCCACCATTCTTGAAGCCCAGGCCTTCGACAGCGCCGGCATCCTGCTCTACCTGCTGAGTCGTCCCGATGTCCGTGGTCGCGAGGATCTGCGCCGCCACCTCAGCGGCCTGCAAAATTTTCCGGGTGTGACGGGCTACCTCTCCGCTGACCGCGACGGCGAGCTGGAGCGTGATTTGTTTCTTATCCAGGTGCGCGATGGACGCTTTGTGCAGCTCAGCGGGGAGCGACCGTTGTGGATCCCCTGA
- a CDS encoding carboxypeptidase-like regulatory domain-containing protein has protein sequence MSRLIAVALLVLLGACALQPPAPEPGAPEPRPDYVPGPSGIAGEVHDSLGHPAVGAFVYAYLSDRGGLRGPADFGAVVDEDGRYFLDLHEGQYFLVARQRAAGAPAGPPRPGDAWAPHPGNPLEVRSETTTRADFRLLAITQPLIMKQGTLTSGDTGFSGQIRNAEDLPVSGAVVMAYRDRDFQRMPDHTALATGEDGVFTLYVPDAGSYCLVARTRTRGQPVQGELYGTLGSGEQACREVRRGEIQDLGVIRVRPYRQ, from the coding sequence GTGTCCCGGCTGATCGCGGTGGCATTGTTGGTGTTGCTCGGCGCCTGTGCCCTGCAGCCGCCCGCGCCCGAACCAGGTGCGCCCGAACCCCGGCCGGACTATGTGCCCGGTCCCTCCGGAATTGCCGGCGAGGTGCACGACAGCCTGGGGCATCCCGCCGTCGGTGCCTTTGTCTATGCCTATCTGAGTGACCGCGGCGGATTGCGCGGCCCCGCCGACTTCGGCGCCGTCGTCGATGAGGACGGCCGCTATTTCCTGGATCTGCACGAAGGGCAGTATTTCCTGGTCGCCCGGCAGCGGGCTGCGGGTGCCCCCGCCGGCCCGCCTCGCCCCGGCGATGCCTGGGCCCCCCATCCCGGCAACCCTCTGGAGGTTCGTTCCGAGACCACCACGCGCGCCGATTTCCGTCTGCTTGCCATCACTCAGCCCCTGATCATGAAACAGGGCACCCTCACCAGCGGTGATACCGGATTTTCCGGACAGATCCGTAACGCCGAGGACCTGCCGGTCAGCGGCGCGGTGGTCATGGCTTATCGTGACCGTGACTTCCAGCGCATGCCCGATCATACGGCTCTAGCCACGGGCGAGGACGGAGTTTTCACACTCTATGTGCCGGATGCCGGCAGCTACTGCCTGGTGGCGCGCACCCGGACCCGCGGTCAGCCGGTGCAGGGCGAACTTTACGGCACCCTCGGCAGCGGCGAGCAGGCCTGCCGCGAAGTGCGCCGAGGCGAAATTCAAGATCTCGGCGTCATCCGGGTGCGGCCTTATCGGCAATGA
- a CDS encoding putative 2-dehydropantoate 2-reductase — translation MTIGIIGSGALGLYYGALLQRAGHEVRFLLRRDFDAITRKGLSVSSPKGDFHLDRVKGFRDPAEMGTVDLALVGLKTFANQHLVALLAPLMGPMTRVLTLQNGLGNEELLAEAFGAERVLGGVAFLCSNRGQPGFVHHLDQGRIRLGEFSGGLSPFAESLAESFRQAAIPCEAVADLRKARWEKLVWNIPFNGLCALTGQTTEGLLAHAPLRAEVRALMEEVIRAANAQNLSTPIAPDFAGRMIDVTASMGAYRPSMMIDRQEQRPLELDAIYALPLARAAEKGVEMVRVRMLHALLDAGEKTP, via the coding sequence ATGACCATTGGCATTATCGGCTCCGGGGCCCTCGGCCTCTACTACGGCGCCCTGCTGCAACGCGCCGGTCACGAGGTGCGCTTTCTGCTGCGCCGCGATTTCGATGCCATCACCCGCAAGGGTCTCAGTGTCTCCTCGCCCAAGGGTGACTTTCACCTGGATCGGGTGAAGGGTTTTCGCGACCCGGCCGAGATGGGGACAGTCGATCTGGCCCTGGTCGGGCTGAAAACCTTTGCCAATCAGCACCTGGTCGCACTGCTCGCGCCTCTCATGGGCCCCATGACGCGGGTCCTGACTTTGCAGAACGGTCTCGGCAATGAAGAACTGCTGGCCGAGGCGTTCGGCGCCGAACGGGTGCTGGGCGGCGTGGCTTTTCTCTGCTCCAACCGCGGGCAGCCCGGGTTCGTGCATCATCTCGACCAGGGTCGCATCCGCCTGGGCGAATTCAGCGGTGGACTTTCCCCCTTTGCCGAAAGCCTTGCCGAATCCTTTCGTCAGGCCGCAATTCCCTGTGAAGCGGTGGCTGATCTGCGCAAGGCGCGCTGGGAAAAGCTGGTCTGGAACATCCCCTTCAACGGCCTGTGCGCCCTGACCGGACAGACTACCGAGGGCCTGCTTGCGCACGCGCCGCTGCGCGCGGAGGTGCGCGCGCTCATGGAGGAAGTCATCCGCGCGGCGAATGCGCAGAATCTCTCGACGCCCATTGCGCCGGACTTTGCCGGGCGCATGATCGACGTCACCGCAAGCATGGGTGCCTACCGCCCAAGCATGATGATCGACCGTCAGGAACAGCGCCCCCTGGAACTGGATGCCATCTATGCCCTGCCCCTGGCGCGGGCCGCGGAAAAAGGCGTGGAAATGGTGCGGGTGAGAATGCTGCATGCGCTGCTGGACGCCGGAGAAAAAACCCCCTGA
- a CDS encoding CarD family transcriptional regulator, producing MFKIGDMAVYPTQGVGVIESIEAKEFQGQKLEFYILRIVDSDMTIMVPVNNCHSVGLRCLVDSDTVDSIYGVLENAAPGGPVASWSRRQREYHDKIKSGDLFEVAAVLRDLYQIRCDKELSYGEKKVLEQAQKLLIKEIAFAQGAEEQTVYQRIEKIFH from the coding sequence ATGTTTAAGATCGGTGATATGGCGGTTTATCCGACCCAGGGTGTTGGGGTGATTGAGTCCATCGAGGCGAAGGAATTTCAGGGCCAGAAGCTCGAATTCTACATTCTGCGTATCGTCGACAGCGACATGACCATCATGGTTCCGGTGAACAATTGCCACTCCGTGGGGCTGCGTTGCCTGGTCGACAGCGATACGGTGGACTCCATTTATGGAGTCTTGGAAAATGCCGCGCCCGGCGGCCCGGTTGCCTCCTGGAGCCGTCGTCAGCGGGAATATCACGACAAGATCAAGTCCGGCGACCTGTTCGAGGTGGCGGCCGTGTTGCGTGATCTCTACCAGATTCGCTGCGACAAGGAATTGTCCTACGGTGAGAAAAAAGTTCTCGAGCAGGCGCAGAAACTTCTCATCAAAGAAATCGCCTTTGCTCAGGGCGCCGAAGAACAGACTGTCTATCAGCGCATTGAAAAGATTTTCCACTGA
- the ispD gene encoding 2-C-methyl-D-erythritol 4-phosphate cytidylyltransferase: MTATVLIPAAGMGRRMGADINKQYLQLAGRPILAHTLSLFDQSPHVHRIIVISPADEIDYCRREVVVRLGLRKVEAIIAGGAERQDSVRNGLRYLGEAEQGVVLIHDGVRPFFPARLIQPVIAAAAEIGGCVVGVQVKDTVKEVVDGRIRATPDRSRLWLAQTPQAFSCALVRTAHEQAFAEGFRGTDDASLVERLGAPVAMLEGSYRNIKITTPEDLLVAQAFLSQQEAH; this comes from the coding sequence ATGACCGCCACCGTGCTGATTCCCGCCGCCGGCATGGGCCGACGCATGGGCGCCGACATCAACAAGCAGTATCTGCAATTGGCGGGACGCCCGATCCTGGCGCACACCCTGTCTCTGTTCGACCAATCCCCCCACGTGCATCGCATCATCGTTATTTCCCCCGCCGACGAAATCGACTATTGTCGTCGGGAGGTCGTCGTGCGCCTGGGGCTGCGCAAGGTCGAGGCGATCATTGCCGGCGGCGCCGAGCGGCAGGATTCGGTGCGTAACGGTCTGCGCTATCTCGGTGAGGCGGAGCAGGGCGTGGTGCTGATCCATGACGGTGTGCGCCCCTTTTTTCCGGCGCGTTTGATTCAGCCGGTCATCGCCGCGGCGGCTGAGATCGGAGGCTGCGTGGTGGGGGTGCAGGTCAAGGACACGGTGAAGGAGGTCGTCGACGGGCGCATTCGTGCGACCCCGGACCGCAGCCGCCTGTGGCTGGCCCAGACGCCCCAGGCGTTCTCCTGCGCCCTGGTGCGCACCGCCCATGAACAGGCTTTCGCCGAAGGGTTTCGCGGCACCGACGACGCTTCGCTGGTGGAGCGGCTGGGCGCGCCCGTGGCCATGCTCGAGGGCAGCTATCGCAACATCAAGATCACCACGCCGGAAGACCTGCTGGTGGCCCAGGCATTTCTCTCCCAACAGGAGGCTCATTGA